A window of Argopecten irradians isolate NY chromosome 1, Ai_NY, whole genome shotgun sequence contains these coding sequences:
- the LOC138305358 gene encoding LOW QUALITY PROTEIN: 1-acyl-sn-glycerol-3-phosphate acyltransferase delta-like (The sequence of the model RefSeq protein was modified relative to this genomic sequence to represent the inferred CDS: substituted 1 base at 1 genomic stop codon) produces MAGLPLPKMVRNSFLFFLIFMYTFVVSTLIINFLMVWTLLIWPFDRKLFRKINYILGYSSWSQFTFVAQWWSGCDIVIYIDPKDRVFAGKEHILVLMNILXDRLEIDWLMLWILAERYSVLGGAKVYGKNMLRYIPLIGWAWYFTECIFLMRNWVKDKKIIKDTMKELLDFPENYWFTLLLFPEGTRFTAEKHEASLKVCREKGYPELKHHLLPRTKGFSYTVQALQGKGAVSAIYDIAIGFKGNSVKPTLMNAFRGNAITADIRMKRHEMADLPKEEEELAKWLRDLFKEKDDLVDEYFKTGKFDLPPFHPPQRPHDLLNWIFWFLVTDIPLFYYLGSIIVAGTITQQLIVVAVVVIMTYFSRWMIGFTEIKRASSYGAKVKDNKKST; encoded by the exons ATGGCAGGCCTTCCACTTCCAAAGATGGTGAGGAACTCGTTTCTGTTCTTCctgatatttatgtatacttTTGTGGTGAGCACCCTCATCATTAACTTCCTCATGGTGTGGACATTACTCATATGGCCTTTTGATCGTAAATTGTTCAGGAAGATTAACTACATCTTGGGATATTCAAGCTGGTCTC AGTTTACTTTCGTGGCTCAATGGTGGTCTGGTTGTGACATTGTGATATACATAGATCCAAAAGATCGAGTATTCGCAGGAAAAGAACACATCTTGGTGCTGATGAACATATTATGAGATAGACTG GAGATAGACTGGCTAATGTTATGGATCCTGGCTGAGAGATACAGTGTGTTGGGG GGTGCAAAAGTCTATGGCAAAAACATGTTGCGGTATATCCCTCTCATTGGATGGGCGTGGTATTTCACAGAGTGTATTTTCCTAATGAGGAACTGGGTCAAGGACAAGAAAATTATCAAGGATACCATGAAAGAGCTGCTCGACTTCCCTGAAAACTATTGGTTTACA CTACTCCTGTTCCCAGAGGGTACAAGATTCACAGCCGAGAAACATGAAGCCAGTTTAAAAGTTTGTAGAGAGAAGGGCTACCCGGAGTTGAAACACCATTTATTGCCTCGTACAAAGGGATTCAGCTACACCGTCCAGGCTCTGCAGGGCAAAGGGGCAG TTAGTGCTATCTATGACATTGCTATTGGATTCAAGGGAAACAGTGTGAAACCAACATTGATGAATGCATTCAGAGGAAATGCCATCACAGCAGACATCAGGATGAA GCGACATGAAATGGCAGACTTACCAAAGGAAGAGGAGGAGTTAGCAAAATGGCTGAGAGATTTGTTTAAAGAAAAG GACGACCTAGTAGATGAGTATTTTAAGACAGGAAAATTTGACTTGCCACCATTCCATCCTCCACAGCGACCCCATGACCTATTGAACTGGATATTCTGGTTCTTGGTGACCGACATTCCACTGTTTTATTACCTTGGCAGTATTATAGTAGCAGGAACCATCACACAACAATTAATTGTGGTTGCCGTTGTAGTAATAA TGACTTATTTTTCTCGTTGGATGATTGGATTTACTGAAATAAAGAGGGCGTCATCATACGGAGCAAAGGTGAAAGACAACAAGAAATCAACGTAA